The following proteins are encoded in a genomic region of Glycine soja cultivar W05 chromosome 17, ASM419377v2, whole genome shotgun sequence:
- the LOC114394016 gene encoding WAT1-related protein At4g28040-like: protein MGGLASNLPLIVMVGLQIHYAALAIFTRAALLDGLSTTVFVVYRQGIATLALAPMFFSPKRRQSVKDSLGFRSFFLMFVTALVGVTANQNAYFKGLFYASSTAATAMSNLIPALTFVIAAIAGFEKVDISLRSTAKILGTVCCVAGALTMALVKGQKLLHTEFLPSIHLTGSEGDDWLLGCLLLLASSVFWSCWMILQVPIASCCPDHLSSTFWMCLFSTIQAALFALLSESDLQAWILQSPLQISCSLYAGIGIAVSFFIQSWCISERGPLYCAMFNPLATVITALISATFLQEEVYVGSLVGAVGVIAGLYIVLWGKAKEFAEIKPEAAPQSSNLQDDHDISSRIDLEQPLLSEKLSEHVTEADSKV from the exons TCTTCCTCTAATTGTTATGGTGGGTCTGCAAATTCATTATGCAGCACTTGCTATATTCACAAGAGCCGCTTTGTTAGATGGATTGAGTACGACGGTCTTTGTAGTGTACAGGCAAGGCATAGCCACTTTGGCTTTGGCGCCTATGTTTTTCTCTCCTAAGCG GAGACAATCAGTGAAAGATTCTTTGGGATTCAGGAGCTTCTTTTTGATGTTTGTGACCGCTCTTGTTGG AGTCACAGCAAATCAGAATGCATACTTTAAAGGTTTATTTTATGCATCCTCTACTGCAGCTACCGCTATGAGTAATCTGATACCAGCATTAACGTTTGTAATTGCGGCAATTGCGGG ATTTGAGAAAGTTGACATAAGCTTAAGAAGCACGGCCAAGATATTAGGGACAGTTTGTTGCGTCGCTGGAGCCTTAACCATGGCTTTGGTCAAAGGACAGAAGCTGTTACACACAGAGTTCCTTCCTTCTATACATCTTACTGGCAGTGAAGGTGACGATTGGCTGCTGGGTTGTCTATTGCTCTTAGCAAGCAGTGTTTTCTGGTCTTGTTGGATGATCCTGCAG GTACCGATCGCTTCGTGCTGCCCAGACCATTTATCATCAACCTTTTGGATGTGTCTGTTTTCAACAATACAAGCTGCCCTATTTGCCCTTCTTTCAGAGTCGGATCTTCAAGCATGGATTCTACAATCACCTTTACAGATATCATGTTCTTTATATGCA gGAATCGGAATAGCGGTTAGCTTCTTCATTCAATCATGGTGCATCTCAGAAAGAGGTCCCCTGTACTGTGCAATGTTCAACCCTTTGGCAACAGTCATAACTGCTTTGATAAGTGCAACATTCCTACAGGAAGAGGTGTACGTTGGAAG TTTGGTAGGTGCTGTTGGAGTTATTGCTGGTTTATATATTGTGCTTTGGGGTAAAGCCAAAGAGTTTGCTGAGATTAAACCAGAGGCGGCACCACAATCATCAAACTTACAAGATGATCATGATATAAGTAGTAGGATAGATTTGGAACAACCCCTTCTGTCAGAGAAATTGTCCGAACATGTAACAGAAGCAGATAGCAAGGTGTAG